One window of the Equus caballus isolate H_3958 breed thoroughbred chromosome 2, TB-T2T, whole genome shotgun sequence genome contains the following:
- the LOC100055371 gene encoding melanoma antigen preferentially expressed in tumors-like translates to MSVRVPPRLLELAGQSLLRDEASAIAALELLPPELFPPLFMEAFNGRHTKTLKAMVQAWPFARLPLGGLMQTPHQEILQAALDGLDVLLAQKVRPRRWKLQVLDLRNGGQNFWSLWSGAGVHMCSPMGPGAEDSSRSKQPLAPLKVFVDLCLKETTLDEFLTYLITWVKQREGWLHLCCKKLRIFAMPIQNIEKVLNMVQLDCIQQVEVNCPWQLSTLGVFAPYLGRMSNVQRLLLAHIHAAASEEEERQVAHFSSQVLRLHHLRGLYIDSPSFLEGCLDQMLRCLKTPLETLSLTNCHLTESDLTHLSHCLNISQLQNLDLSGISLTYLSPEPLQILLEKVAATLQNLDLDQCGIADSHLEAILPALSHCSQLRTFSMCGNPLSMAVMGRLLRHTDGLRRLRLEVYPAPLESYSPWGALHLGRLAWFRAELIEILRDLGRPRTVWLSTSPCPHCGNKTSHDLEPILWPCYMPA, encoded by the exons ATGAGTGTCCGGGTCCCACCCAGACTCCTGGAACTGGCAGGTCAGAGCCTGCTGAGGGACGAGGCCTCGGCCATCGCAGCTCTGGAGTTGCTGCCCCCCGAACTCTTCCCACCACTGTTCATGGAGGCCTTCAATGGGAGACACACAAAGACCCTGAAGGCGATGGTGCAGGCCTGGCCCTTTGCCCGTCTCCCTCTGGGGGGCCTGATGCAGACGCCTCACCAGGAGATCTTACAAGCCGCGCTTGATGGGCTCGATGTCCTGCTTGCCCAGAAGGTTCGCCCCAG GAGGTGGAAACTGCAGGTGCTGGATTTACGGAACGGTGGTCAGAACTTCTGGAGCCTGTGGTCTGGAGCCGGGGTCCACATGTGCTCACCGATGGGACCAGGGGCTGAGGACAGTTCAAGGTCGAAGCAGCCCTTGGCTCCCTTGAAGGTGTTCGTAGACCTTTGCCTCAAGGAAACGACCCTGGATGAATTCCTCACCTACCTCATTACGTGGGTCAAGCAGAGAGAAGGTTGGCTACATCTGTGCTGTAAGAAGCTGAGGATTTTCGCCATGCCCATCCAAAATATTGAGAAGGTCTTGAATATGGTGCAGCTGGACTGCATCCAGCAGGTGGAAGTCAACTGCCCCTGGCAGCTGTCCACCCTGGGAGTGTTTGCTCCTTACCTGGGCCGGATGAGTAACGTGCAGAGACTCCTTCTCGCCCACATCCACGCGGCCGCCTCCGAGGAGGAGGAGCGGCAAGTCGCCCACTTCAGCTCTCAGGTCCTCAGGCTGCACCACCTCCGGGGGCTCTATATagactctccttccttcctcgaAGGCTGCCTGGACCAGATGCTCAG GTGCCTGAAGACCCCCTTGGAGACCCTCTCATTAACTAACTGCCATCTTACGGAATCAGACTTGACACACCTGTCCCACTGCCTGAACATCAGTCAGCTACAGAACCTGGATCTGAGTGGCATCAGCCTGACCTATTTGAGTCCTGAGCCCCTCCAAATCCTGCTGGAGAAAGTTGCAGCCACCCTCCAGAACCTGGACTTGGATCAGTGTGGGATCGCGGACTCCCATCTCGAGGCCATCCTGCCTGCCCTGAGCCACTGCTCCCAGCTCAGGACCTTCAGCATGTGTGGGAACCCCCTCTCCATGGCCGTCATGGGGAGGCTGCTGCGCCACACCGACGGGCTGCGCCGATTAAGGCTGGAGGTGTATCCTGCCCCTCTGGAGAGTTACAGCCCCTGGGGGGCTCTCCACCTGGGCAGACTTGCCTGGTTTAGGGCTGAGCTGATAGAGATTCTGAGGGACTTAGGACGGCCCAGGACTGTCTGGCTTAGCACGAGCCCCTGTCCTCACTGTGGCAACAAGACATCCCATGACTTGGAGCCCATTCTGTGGCCCTGTTATATGCCTGCCTAG